The Streptomyces sp. NBC_00306 sequence ACGGGGGCTCGGCGCAGGGAGGGACACCCGGGCCGGGGCAGCCACTTCAGGTGTACGTGCGAAGATTTGGGGCGTGAGCGCCAACGAACGCCCCTCGGGCCAGCAGCCGAAGACGTACGACTCCGCCTTTCTCAAGGCGTGCAGGCGCGAGCCGGTGCCGCACACGCCGGTCTGGTTCATGCGGCAGGCGGGCCGCTCACTGCCCGAGTACCTGAAGGTCCGCGAGGGCATCCCGATGCTCGAGTCGTGCATGCGTCCCGAGCTCGTCACCGAGATCACGCTGCAGCCCGTACGGCGCCACAAGGTCGACGCCGCGATCTACTTCAGCGACATCGTCGTCCCGCTCAAGGCGATCGGCATCGACCTCGACATCAAGCCCGGCGTCGGACCCGTCGTCGCCGATCCGATCCGCACCCGGGCCGACCTGGACCGGCTGCGCGATCTCACGCCCGAGGACGTCTGGTACGTCACCGAGGCGATGGGCATGCTCACCCAGGAGCTCGGCTCCACCCCGCTCATCGGCTTCGCCGGTGCGCCCTTCACTCTCGCGAGCTATCTCGTCGAGGGCGGCCCCTCGCGCAACCACGAGCACACCAAGGCGCTGATGTACGGCGACCCGCAGCTGTGGGCGGATCTGCTGGACCGGCTCGCGGAGATCACGTCCGCGTTCCTCAAGGTGCAGATCGAGGCGGGCGCGAGTGCGGTGCAGCTGTTCGACTCCTGGGTGGGGGCGCTGGCTCCCGCGGACTACCGGCGCTCGGTGATGCCGGCGTCGGCGAAGGTGTTCGACGCGGTCGCCTCGTACGGCGTGCCCCGCATCCACTTCGGCGTGGGCACGGGCGAACTGCTCGGTCTGATGGGCGAGGCCGGCGCGGACGTCGTGGGTGTCGACTGGCGCGTCCCGATGGACGAGGCCGCGCGCCGCGTCGGCCCCGGCAAGGCGCTCCAGGGCAATCTCGACCCGGCGGTGCTCTTCTCCACCCGCGAGGCGGTCGAGACGAAGACCCGCGAGGTGCTGGACGCGGCGTCGGACCTGGATGGCCACATCTTCAACCTGGGCCACGGGGTGCTCCCGACGACGGACCCGGACGCCCTGACCCGGCTCGTGGAGTTCGTCCACGAGCGGACCGTCCGCTAGGTCCTCCCCGCCGTGACCGTGACCGGGCTCCAGGCCCGGTCACAGCAGGGTTCGGACCGGGCTCAGCCCGCCTTGCGGACCGCTGCCACTGCCTTGCGGGCCGCGACCAGGACCGGGTCCCAGACCGGTGAGAACGGCGGTGCGTAGCCCAGGTCCAGGGCCGTCATCTGCTCCACCGTCATCCCGGCCGTCAGCGCCACCGCCGCGATGTCGACCCGCTTGCCCGCACCCTCCCGGCCGACGATCTGCGTGCCCAGCAGCCGCCCCGTGCGGCGCTCGGCGAGGATCTTCACCGTCATGGGCGCCGAGTCCGGGTAGTAGCCGGCCCGGCTCGTCGACTCGATCGTCGCGGTGACGTACTGGAGTCCGACCGCGGCCGCGTCCTTCTCGCGCAGACCGGTCCGCGCGATCTCCAGCTCGCACACCTTGCTGACCGCCGTACCGACGATTCCCGGGAACGTCCCGTACCCGCCGCCGACGTTCGACCCGATGATCTGGCCGTGCTTGTTGGCGTGCGTGCCCAGCGGGACGTGCCTCTCGCGGCCCGAGACCAGGTCGAGCACCTCGACGCAGTCACCGCCCGCCCAGATGTTGTCGTGACCGCGGACCCGCATGCCCAGATCGGTCAGCAGCCCTCCGTACGCACCGAGCGGCAGCCCCGCGGCCTCGGCGAGCGTCGTCTCCGGCCGCACACCGATGCCGAGGATCACCACGTCCGCCGGGTACTCCCTGTCATCCGTTGCCACCGCCCGGACCCGGCCGTCCTCACCGGTGAGGACCTTGGTGACCTCTGCCTCGTTCACCGTCGTGATGCCCATGTTGTCCATCGCGGTGTGGACCAGCCGGCCCATGTCCGGGTCGAGGGTGATCATCGGCTGCTCGCCGCGGTTGAGCACGGTCACCTCGAAGCCGCGCTTCAGCATCGCCTCGGCCATCTCGACACCGATGTAGCCCGCGCCGACCACCACCGCGCGGCGCCCTTCGATGCCGGCGAGCGTGTCCAGCAGCTGCTGACCGTCGTCCAGGTTCTGCACGCCGTGCACCCCGGGCGCGTCGATGCCCGGCAGCGGCGGGCGTACCGGGCGGGCGCCGGTCGCGATCACCAGCTTGTCGTAGCCCGTCCAGGCCACCTCGCCGCTCTCCAGGTCACGCGAGCGCACCCGGCGGCCGGCCACATCGATCTCCGTGACCTCCGTGCGCATGCGCAGATCGATGGCGCGCTCGCGGTGCTCCTCGGGCGTACGGGCGATCAGCCGCTCCCGTTCGCGTACGTCACCGCTGACCCAGTAGGGGATCCCGCAGGCCGAGAACGAGCTGAAGTGGCCGCGTTCGAACGCGACGATCTCCAGTTCCTCCGGGCCTTTGAGCCTGCGTGCCTGTGATGCGGCGGACATGCCCGCCGCATCGCCCCCGACGATCACCAGTCGCTCTGTTGCCATGGGAACACGCTACGGGGGAGCCGTGGTTCAGTCCTGACCAGGGCCGCGCGCCGGGCCGGATCCACTGCCACCCGCAGTGCCGTCGCCCGGCCACGGCAGATGCGCGGGTGCCGCCGGCTCGGTGGCCGCGCGCCGCGGCAGCCGCGGCCGTACCCCCCACCGCCAGAGCGCGTAGAGCAGCACGAGCACCGCGGCGAACGGGGCCACCGCGCCGATCACGACGCCCGCCCAGCGGCCCGTGGCAAGCAGCGCGTCCCAGCCGCCGCCGAGCGCGTCCAGGAAGCCCGGGTCGTCGTCGCGCTGCTCCTCCTTCTTCTCCTTCTCGGAGAGCGAGAGGGTGATCGTCGCCAGCGTGGTGCGGTCCTTGAGCGCGGCCTGCTGCGCGAGCAGCGACTCCAGATCGGCCTGACGGCTGCTCAGCTGGCCTTCGAGCGCGACGATGTCGCCGAGCTTGGTGGCCCGGTCCATCAGTGCCCGCACCCGGGCCACGCTCGCCCGCTGGGTGGCGATCCGGCTCTCCACGTCCACGACCTGGTCGGTGACGTCCTTGGCGTCCGCCTTGCGGGACAGCAGCCTGCCCGTGCCCGCCAGTGCCGACAGCACCTCATCGTACTTCTCCTGCGGCACGCGCAGCACGACCCGCGAGGCCACATGCGTGTCGTCGATCCGTTCCGTCGACTCGTCGGCGACATGACCCCCGGCCGTCTCGACGGCGCTGCGGGCGGAGGCCAGGGCCTTCTGCGCGTCCGCGACCTCCACCTCCAGTGCCGCGGTTCGGATGATGTGCGCCGGCGCGAGGGAGACCGGCTTCTTCGGCGCGGCGTGCTGCGCGTCGGACTCCGCCCTGTCCGCGGCGGAACCCGCCGCCCCCTCCCGCGCGGCCGGACCGGCCGCGCTCTCCCCCTTGTCGTCGCTCGCCCCGCCACTGCATCCGGCGACGGTGAGTGAAGCGGTGAGCAGCAGTGCCGCGAACGTACGTCGAGCCCGCATGTCGGCCCCCCAGGGACATCGGTGAGTGTCACCGGTTCGACGGCGGGCCCGCGGCAAGGGTTGCCGTCCTGCGGTCCCGAAGCGGTCACGGTCGGGACTCGGAACGGCGTTTGAGAGAGTGGGGACATGGAGTCTTCCCCGAACACGGGCACCCCCACCGGCCATGTCGTCGTCGTGGGCGGCGGCATCGCCGGCCTCGCGGCCGCCCACCGGCTCGTCACCGCCGGGGTGCGTGTGACGCTGCTGGAGGCGACCGACCGGCTGGGCGGCAAGCTGCAGACCGGCGAGATCGAAGGGCTGACCGTCGATCTCGGCGCCGAGTCCATGCTCGCCCGCCGCCCGGAGGCCGTGGACCTGGCCCGTGCCGTGGGACTCGGCGAGCGGCTTCAGCCCCCCGCCACGGCCACCGCCTCCGTGTGGACGCGCGGCGCACTGCGACCGATGCCCAAGGGGCATGTGATGGGCGTACCGGGCTCCGCCGACGCCCTCGCCGGACTCCTCTCCGCCGACGGCATCGCCCGGATCGAGCGGGAGCGCGACCTCGCCCCCGTCGAACTCGGCGACGATGTCGCGGTGGGCACCTACGTCGCCGAGCGCCTCGGCCGCGAGGTCGTCGACCGGCTGGTCGAGCCCCTCCTCGGCGGGGTGTACGCGGGCGACGCCTACCGGATCTCGATGCGCGCCGCCGTCCCCCAGCTCTTCGAGGCGGCCAGGACCCACGACTCCCTGCTGGAGGGCGTGGCCGAGATCCAGCGCCGGGCGCAGGAACGGCCGCAGAGCGGGCCCGTCTTCATGGGCATCGCGGGCGGCGTCGGGCTGCTGCCGGGGGCCGTCGCCGACGCCGTGCGCGCCGCCGGGGGTGAGATCCTCACCGAGACCCCCGTCGTCGGTCTGAGCCGCGACGCCGAGGGCTGGCGGATCCGCACCGATCGCGGGGAGTTCGCCGCCGACGCCGTGGTGCTCGCCACCCCCGCCTGGTCGGCCTCGGCCCTGCTCTCCGCCGAGTCGCCCGAAGCCTCGGCCGAACTCGGCCGGATCGAGTACGCCTCCATGGCCCTGGTGACCCTCGCCTTCCGGCGAGCGGACCTGACCGGCCTGCCGGACGGCAGCGGCTTCCTGGTGCCGCCGGTCGACGGCCGCACCATCAAGGCCTCCACCTTCTCCAGCAACAAGTGGGGCTGGGTCGGCGAGAGCTCGTCGGACCTGTTCGTCCTGCGCACCTCCGTCGGCCGGTACGGCGAGGAGGAGCATCTGCACCGCGAGGACGCCGACCTCGTCGGGGTGTCCCTGGACGACCTCGGGGCGGCGACGGGGCTCGCGGCCCGGCCCGTGGCCACCGAGGTGACCCGCTGGATCGGCGGGCTGCCCCAGTACCCGGTCGGCCACCTGTCCCGCGTCGCCCGCATCCGTGACGAGGTCGCCAAACTGCCCGGCCTGCGGATCTGCGGGGCCGCGTACGACGGTGTCGGCATCCCCGCATGCATCGCCGACGGACGGCGCGCCGCGGACGAGATCATCGCCACGCCCACCCTGGCGCGAGGCACCGGTCGGCAGGCGGGAGAATAGCCACATGAGTGCGCCCGAAAAGATCCCGAACGCAGGCAAGAAGGCCAAGGACCTCAACGAGGTCATCCGGTACACGCTGTGGTCCGTCTTCAAGCTGCGCGATGTGCTCCCCAGCGACACCGACCGGTCCGCCTACGCCGACGAGGTCCAGGAGCTGTTCGACCAGCTCGCCGCCAAGGACGTCACCGTGCGCGGCACGTACGACCTCTCCGGGCTGCGCGCCGACGCCGACCTGATGATCTGGTGGCACGCCGAGACCGCGGACGAGCTCCAGGACGCGTACAACCTCTTCCGGCGCACCCGCCTCGGCCGGGCGCTGGAGCCGGTCTGGTCGAACATGGCGCTGCACCGCCCCGCCGAGTTCAACAAGTCGCACATCCCGGCCTTCCTGGCCGACGAGACGCCGCGCGACTACGTCAGCGTCTACCCCTTCGTGCGCTCCTACGACTGGTACCTGCTGCCCGACGAGGACCGCCGCCGCATGCTCGCCGACCACGGCAAGATGGCCCGCGGCTACCCGGACGTGCGCGCCAACACCGTGGCGTCCTTCTCGCTCGGCGACTACGAGTGGCTGCTGGCCTTCGAGGCGGACGAGCTGTACCGCATCGTCGACCTGATGCGTCATCTGCGCGCCTCCGAGGCACGGATGCACGTCCGCGAAGAAGTCCCGTTCTACACCGGCCGTCGCAAGTCGGTCGGCGACCTGGTGGCGGGCCTCGCCTGAGGCCGGCCACACCATGAAGGCCGGGCCCGCATCCGCGGACCCGGCCTCGGCGACCCGGAAGATCAGACGGCGTGCGGCAGCTTCGGCTGTGCGGCCCGCCGGTCCAGCGACACCGGGTCAGGCTCCGGGTGCGGCGCGCACGACGCGCGCCGCACCGGTGTCTCACCGCGGAGCAGGTAGTTCTCCAGGTGGGCGTTGACGCACTCGTTGCTGCCGCCCCCGATGCCGTGCGTCCCGGAGTCCTCCTCCGTGATCAGCACCGAACCCTTCAGCCGCTGCGCCAGTTCGCGCGCCCCTTCGTACGGTGTCGCCGCGTCCCTCTCGGCCGCCAGGATCAGCGTCGGCGGCAGCGCCCCGCGCTTCGTCCGTACCTCCAGCGGCTCCTGCCGGGGCGCCGTCCAGAACGCGCAGGGCAGGTTCATGAAGGCGTTGTCCCAGGTCTCGAACGGCGCCCTGCGGGCGAGTGCGGTGTTGTCGCGGTCCCAGACCTCCCACTCGGTGGGCCACGGGGCGTCGTTGCACTCGACGGCGGTGTAGACGGCGTTGGCGTTCTCCGAGTCCTTGGCGTGCTCCGGCCTCGGGGCCGCCTGCGCGATCAGCGGCTTCTCGTTGCCCTTCAGATACTCCGAGAGCGCGGTCGCCCGCGCCACCCAGACGTCGTCGTAGTACCCGGTGCCGAGGAACGCCGCGTGCAACTGACCCGGGCCGACCTTGCCGCCCGCCGGCTTCGTGGCGAGACGGTCGCGCGCCTTCTCGTAGCTGCGCATGACCTGCTGGGGCGTGGTGCCGAGATGGAACGTCGCGTCGTGCCGCGCGGCCCAGGCGCGGAAGTCCGACCAGCGGCTCTCGAAGGCCAGTGACTGGTCGAGGTTGTTGCGGTACCAGATCTGGTCGGTGTCCGGGTTCACCGCCGAGTCGAAGACCAAGCGGCGTACGTGCGAGGGGAAGAGGGTCGCGTAC is a genomic window containing:
- the hemG gene encoding protoporphyrinogen oxidase; its protein translation is MESSPNTGTPTGHVVVVGGGIAGLAAAHRLVTAGVRVTLLEATDRLGGKLQTGEIEGLTVDLGAESMLARRPEAVDLARAVGLGERLQPPATATASVWTRGALRPMPKGHVMGVPGSADALAGLLSADGIARIERERDLAPVELGDDVAVGTYVAERLGREVVDRLVEPLLGGVYAGDAYRISMRAAVPQLFEAARTHDSLLEGVAEIQRRAQERPQSGPVFMGIAGGVGLLPGAVADAVRAAGGEILTETPVVGLSRDAEGWRIRTDRGEFAADAVVLATPAWSASALLSAESPEASAELGRIEYASMALVTLAFRRADLTGLPDGSGFLVPPVDGRTIKASTFSSNKWGWVGESSSDLFVLRTSVGRYGEEEHLHREDADLVGVSLDDLGAATGLAARPVATEVTRWIGGLPQYPVGHLSRVARIRDEVAKLPGLRICGAAYDGVGIPACIADGRRAADEIIATPTLARGTGRQAGE
- a CDS encoding DUF4349 domain-containing protein; this translates as MRARRTFAALLLTASLTVAGCSGGASDDKGESAAGPAAREGAAGSAADRAESDAQHAAPKKPVSLAPAHIIRTAALEVEVADAQKALASARSAVETAGGHVADESTERIDDTHVASRVVLRVPQEKYDEVLSALAGTGRLLSRKADAKDVTDQVVDVESRIATQRASVARVRALMDRATKLGDIVALEGQLSSRQADLESLLAQQAALKDRTTLATITLSLSEKEKKEEQRDDDPGFLDALGGGWDALLATGRWAGVVIGAVAPFAAVLVLLYALWRWGVRPRLPRRAATEPAAPAHLPWPGDGTAGGSGSGPARGPGQD
- a CDS encoding FAD-dependent oxidoreductase, giving the protein MATERLVIVGGDAAGMSAASQARRLKGPEELEIVAFERGHFSSFSACGIPYWVSGDVRERERLIARTPEEHRERAIDLRMRTEVTEIDVAGRRVRSRDLESGEVAWTGYDKLVIATGARPVRPPLPGIDAPGVHGVQNLDDGQQLLDTLAGIEGRRAVVVGAGYIGVEMAEAMLKRGFEVTVLNRGEQPMITLDPDMGRLVHTAMDNMGITTVNEAEVTKVLTGEDGRVRAVATDDREYPADVVILGIGVRPETTLAEAAGLPLGAYGGLLTDLGMRVRGHDNIWAGGDCVEVLDLVSGRERHVPLGTHANKHGQIIGSNVGGGYGTFPGIVGTAVSKVCELEIARTGLREKDAAAVGLQYVTATIESTSRAGYYPDSAPMTVKILAERRTGRLLGTQIVGREGAGKRVDIAAVALTAGMTVEQMTALDLGYAPPFSPVWDPVLVAARKAVAAVRKAG
- a CDS encoding alpha/beta hydrolase translates to MRAVTKYGAVSGLGSLVITALAVAPAGGTTTLDTEMQGTAVAAKRAADAGIVFGTCPKVEGLPSSVSCGTVKVPLDYADPSGRQITLTVSRVKASGEATEYQGAFVYNPGGPGASSMYFPMAAQLPEWKRIARAYDIVGYAPRGVGRSAPLSCQDSADFGKAPTPSPVHPSPAYKTERIAQAKAYAEGCARKTGAALRHYTSLNNARDLDVLRAALGQPRLTFMGASYGTYFGALYATLFPSHVRRLVFDSAVNPDTDQIWYRNNLDQSLAFESRWSDFRAWAARHDATFHLGTTPQQVMRSYEKARDRLATKPAGGKVGPGQLHAAFLGTGYYDDVWVARATALSEYLKGNEKPLIAQAAPRPEHAKDSENANAVYTAVECNDAPWPTEWEVWDRDNTALARRAPFETWDNAFMNLPCAFWTAPRQEPLEVRTKRGALPPTLILAAERDAATPYEGARELAQRLKGSVLITEEDSGTHGIGGGSNECVNAHLENYLLRGETPVRRASCAPHPEPDPVSLDRRAAQPKLPHAV
- the hemQ gene encoding hydrogen peroxide-dependent heme synthase; its protein translation is MSAPEKIPNAGKKAKDLNEVIRYTLWSVFKLRDVLPSDTDRSAYADEVQELFDQLAAKDVTVRGTYDLSGLRADADLMIWWHAETADELQDAYNLFRRTRLGRALEPVWSNMALHRPAEFNKSHIPAFLADETPRDYVSVYPFVRSYDWYLLPDEDRRRMLADHGKMARGYPDVRANTVASFSLGDYEWLLAFEADELYRIVDLMRHLRASEARMHVREEVPFYTGRRKSVGDLVAGLA
- the hemE gene encoding uroporphyrinogen decarboxylase → MSANERPSGQQPKTYDSAFLKACRREPVPHTPVWFMRQAGRSLPEYLKVREGIPMLESCMRPELVTEITLQPVRRHKVDAAIYFSDIVVPLKAIGIDLDIKPGVGPVVADPIRTRADLDRLRDLTPEDVWYVTEAMGMLTQELGSTPLIGFAGAPFTLASYLVEGGPSRNHEHTKALMYGDPQLWADLLDRLAEITSAFLKVQIEAGASAVQLFDSWVGALAPADYRRSVMPASAKVFDAVASYGVPRIHFGVGTGELLGLMGEAGADVVGVDWRVPMDEAARRVGPGKALQGNLDPAVLFSTREAVETKTREVLDAASDLDGHIFNLGHGVLPTTDPDALTRLVEFVHERTVR